The bacterium genomic sequence TCGGGCAGCACCGGCGTGTCGCGCCGCACCCGCCGGCCCTGCACGAGCAGCACCGGCGCCAGGGCGAATCCGGCCAGCCGCGTGAGCATCACGGCGCACCCGCCGCGATGAAGGGCACCAGACCGGGCCACAGGGCGCGCACCACGGCGGCCTCGGGCCGGTCGTTCGTGAGCAGGACGAAGTCGGCGAACTCGAAGCCGGGTCCCACCGAGCAGCCCACCAGCACGTCGCCGCCCAGGGGCTCGGCCGCCTGCCACCACCCGGCCGGCACCACGTGGCACCACGCCCCGGCCGGCTCCGAGAGTTCGACGCGCTGCGTTTCGCCCTCGCCGTCCCAGAGGTGCAGGACCACGCCGTCGCCACGATAGAGATTCCACACCTCGTCGCCGGCCACGCGGTGCAGCAGGCTGCGCTCGCCCCGCGCCAGGGCGAAGTAGATGTGGGTCAGCGCCGGCCGCTCGCGCCCGTCGGCGGCGGTCACCACCTGGGCCGAGCGATGCACCTCCCGGAAGCGTCCGCCTTCGGGGTGGTCGATCAGTTCACCGGGGCGCATGGGACTCCTTGCCCGCAGCCACCATGAACAGGCGGCGGAACGGATAGAGGGTGGTGCCGTCCGGACGCCGCGGATAGGCCTCGCGCAGGCGCTCCCGGTAGACGGCCAGGAAGGTGTCGCGGTCGGTGGGTGCCAGGCTCTCGACGACCGGTCGCAGGCCGGTCGCCCGCACCCACTCCAGCACCGGATCGGCGCCGGTGAGCACCTGCAGGTACTCGGTCGACCACACGTCGACCGCGGCGAAGTGCGGCGCCAGCAGATCGTGGTAGAACGCCGGATCCGCCACCGGCGGACGGGCCAGGGCGGCGCGCAGGGGATCCGGACCGATGCCCTGACCGCCGGGGCCGCCCAGGGCGAGGGTCTCGCGCATGAGACGGTGCGACGGCAGCGACCAGCTCAGCGGCATCTGCACCGCGAGGGTTCCGCCGGGCGCGAGCGCCGCGATCAGGCGCGGCCACAGGCCGGCGTGATCGGGCAGCCAATGCAGGGCCGCGTTGCTGAAGACGAGATCGCAGGGACCCTCCGGCTCCCAGGTGCGCAGGTAGGCCTCGCGCCATTCCACCCGTGCCCCGGCCGCGCCCGCTTCCCGGGCCACCGCCAGCATGTCCGGCGCATGGTCGATGCCGACGACCGCCGCCGCCGGGAACCGCGCCGCCAGCAGGGCCGTCAGGCGCCCGGTGCCGCAGCCGAGGTCGACGATGCGGCGCGGCGCCGATGCGGGCAGGCGAAGCATCAGGTCCAGTCCGGGCCGCAGGCGGTGGTCCGCGAAAGCCTCGTAGAGAGCCGGCTCCCAGGCCGTTCCGGTCAGATCGCCGTGATGCATCTCAGCGCCCTCCCGCCGTTTCCGGCCGGTCGGGCCGGCCCGGGCCCCCGACGGCCCGGAATTCGAGCCACAGGCCGCACGCGGCGTCGGGCGCCACGAGCACCGCGCGCCCGTCGCCCTCCACGCGCACCTGCTCCACCGGGACCACTCCCTGCAGGGCCGCCAGCACCGCGTCCAGATCGGCGACCGCCACCGTGAGTCCGCAGATGGGCCGGTCGGGCCGCACCCGCTCGGCCGGCGGCAGCAGGCGCACCTCGCCCGACGGCAGGCGGGCCGCCCGGCAGGCGGCTCCCGACGGCGACGTCCACGCCACCGGGACCGGCCGCGCGCCCAGATCGTCGAGCAGGCGGTCGCTGCTCGGGTCGTCCGCCGCCCACCACACGGCCTGCAGGCCGGACGCGCCGTTGGCGTGGGCGAAGTGCTCGGGTCGATCGGTGGGCGACGCGTTGCGCCGTCCGAAGAAGACGTGGCCCAGCGCGGGATCGTCGATGGTGAGCAGGCCGCCCGCCCGCCGCAGCGGCCAGTCGACCGAGGTCAGGTGCCCCGCGGTCACCTCGAGGTCCGGTCCGTAGAAGCCGGCGTAGGCCGGGCCATCGCCCTCCGCCAGATGCCGGCGATAGGAGCGCGCCAGATCGTCGCCGGGCTCGTCGACCGTGAGCAGTTCGATCTCGGTGCCGTCGGGAAACTTCGCGTGCAGGTTGCGGATGCCGTTGGCGTGGTGCCGTCCGGGCTTCAGGGCGAAGCCCAGGGCCCGGTAGCGCGCGGCCGCCGCCTCGAGGTCGGCCACGACGACGACGACGTGGTCGAGTCCCGCCACGGGCAGTTCCGACGCCGTTGCGCCGCCGGACGGCAACAGGGCGCCGAGGACCACGAGCCCCAGGCGCGGGATCAGGGATCGGATCAAGGGACACCTTTCGGATGCGCGGGCGCCGACCCGGCCTAGCGGGTGGCCAGACGGCCGTGGCGCCAGAGGACGGCGCCGACGTTGGGCGCCCCCTCGCACAGTTCGATGGCCTGCTCGAGCTTGCGGCGGCACACGTCCTGGCCGTGCTCGCAGTTGGTGTGCGGCAACAGGGTCGCCAGCGGCGCCACCGCGCGGCTGTCGCCCAATTGGCCCAGGGCCCAGACGGCCCGATTGCGCTCGGCCACGGCGTAGTCCGGCGAGGTCGCGACGGCGAGCAGGGCCTCGACCGGATCGCCCGGCTCCCAGCTCTGGGCCGCCGCCACCGCGCCCCGCACCTGGCGGCCGATGACGAGACTCGTCGCGGCCGCACCGCCCACCACCAGCACCAGCCCCAGCAGGAGCGCCCGCCAGGCGTATCGCCGCACGTTTCGGTTCATGACCGGCCTCCCCGTTGCGTCCGACCCAGTATACACGAA encodes the following:
- a CDS encoding cupin domain-containing protein, producing MRPGELIDHPEGGRFREVHRSAQVVTAADGRERPALTHIYFALARGERSLLHRVAGDEVWNLYRGDGVVLHLWDGEGETQRVELSEPAGAWCHVVPAGWWQAAEPLGGDVLVGCSVGPGFEFADFVLLTNDRPEAAVVRALWPGLVPFIAAGAP
- a CDS encoding methyltransferase domain-containing protein; the protein is MHHGDLTGTAWEPALYEAFADHRLRPGLDLMLRLPASAPRRIVDLGCGTGRLTALLAARFPAAAVVGIDHAPDMLAVAREAGAAGARVEWREAYLRTWEPEGPCDLVFSNAALHWLPDHAGLWPRLIAALAPGGTLAVQMPLSWSLPSHRLMRETLALGGPGGQGIGPDPLRAALARPPVADPAFYHDLLAPHFAAVDVWSTEYLQVLTGADPVLEWVRATGLRPVVESLAPTDRDTFLAVYRERLREAYPRRPDGTTLYPFRRLFMVAAGKESHAPR
- a CDS encoding VOC family protein encodes the protein MIRSLIPRLGLVVLGALLPSGGATASELPVAGLDHVVVVVADLEAAAARYRALGFALKPGRHHANGIRNLHAKFPDGTEIELLTVDEPGDDLARSYRRHLAEGDGPAYAGFYGPDLEVTAGHLTSVDWPLRRAGGLLTIDDPALGHVFFGRRNASPTDRPEHFAHANGASGLQAVWWAADDPSSDRLLDDLGARPVPVAWTSPSGAACRAARLPSGEVRLLPPAERVRPDRPICGLTVAVADLDAVLAALQGVVPVEQVRVEGDGRAVLVAPDAACGLWLEFRAVGGPGRPDRPETAGGR
- a CDS encoding HEAT repeat domain-containing protein, with product MNRNVRRYAWRALLLGLVLVVGGAAATSLVIGRQVRGAVAAAQSWEPGDPVEALLAVATSPDYAVAERNRAVWALGQLGDSRAVAPLATLLPHTNCEHGQDVCRRKLEQAIELCEGAPNVGAVLWRHGRLATR